In the genome of Raphanus sativus cultivar WK10039 chromosome 9, ASM80110v3, whole genome shotgun sequence, the window gttggcttaagcgcagctgtaggtGGTGATGCGCTCCCGGTTTGAAAACTCATTGTAGCTCACTTCAAGCTTGGACCTATACTCAGCcaagcttgaggtggggattcaagtgagcTACCAGAAGATCCTCTAAGCTCAATGACCTCGGTTCCTCAAGACCATTGCAAGCTGATCATGAAGGATGATCAAGCCGAAGTGGAGGGAAGAAGAAGGTCTCACAACAAGAGTGGGCTGATGTATCTCCTCAGTGCAATGGTAGTTAAGTGGGGGTGTATGCATCAAGTCTGAGAAGATGGAGGTGTTCCCACAAGAGAGATCATGGAGCTTATCATGCGCTCACCTTCAAGCTTTGGACCTTCCCTATACTCGgtgtcaagcttgagggggagtgttagtgAGCTTACATGATGAGAAGTGGAGCTGTTAAGCTCAGAGAGTGAGGATGCAAGTGGCGGTTCAGAGCAGCCATGCCTCACCATTATAAACAAGGGAGTAAACCTAAACTAATCTCTTTAATACATTCCTTGATAGGTTTATATCTTGATGAACTGATACACTTGTGTGatgatgtatcaggtaccttactTGGAGTCTCAATGAGGAAGAGCTAGGGTGTGATCTGACCTGATGAAGATGGCAAGAAGCCACGAGAGAAGGGAAGACACAGCCGGTTTCAAGAAAGAGATCCAAGAAGTGTTGGTGATGTGCAATGAGGTGTTGAGCTCATTACATCACGAGAAgaggccatgatccaagtggttctttggatcccttacattgttggtaaggtacaaagaaccactggccaatccccaggccttgatgaacctactctttttcccttacaaggttttgtcccaaagggttttccttgtaaggtttttaatgaggggattcttcaaggttccaagcttgacttaggatcacctagagtcaagcttgagggggagtgttaacttgaagaaaagaaatgagtattgagctgaagagttcaatcaagcttcagaaggagACTGAAGTGATTCTCAAGTTAAGTAAAGTCCAAGAAGGGCTTatagagaagagtggatgaGACTGGAAGAGTTTGGGTGTATTTGGAGAAGTTgatgtaatagtgtatagtgagaaagcactatacactattacgAAAGTACTATACACTGTTTgggaagtcttggatcacaagcaagagtgatggacgaccaagagagtgaggaaggcatCCAAATAGCATCTTGGAATAGTTTGGAAAAGGAAGAAGCTGTGCACTGTTACTAGCTGTTTatggataaggtttcttatccatTCAGTCAAAGGGACAAGCTGTGCAAAgctggaaaggaagaagcaaaggcTTGACTATGTATCTGGCCAAAGGAGTGGACAGATACACCAGGCGAGTTTGTGAGGTTCAAACCAAGCCTTTGCTACACCTTTACACAGCTTGCAACATCTGATCTCACCATCCATTTCAAATACTTTAAATCTCCACTCTTCATCTCTTATCCATAGCTTTAGGGCTTTCATGAGTATTGCAAGTTGTATTTAAGCAGCTCATTGTCGATTTGTAAACTCTAAGTGAGTATGGGGGATTTCCCCACTCCTTCATAAATAAACCTAGTGTTCTTAGATCAGATTCCCTTtaatctctccctttcttaatcttataatctctcttaatctattgtttctgatctttgtaATCACTAGTCATCAGACTTCTCCTTCATTCATATCAAGCTCTCATCTTGCTCTATTAGAGCtgttacaaacacacacacatcagaGAGTTGAGAACTCTATAAAAACTCACATTGCTTCTCTCAACCTTCCTCTTCTCAACAAAGCTAACGACTCCACGAAGAACAACATCAGCATCATCGTCCTGCATCAACTCCTCAGCTAACTCAGCAGGAGTTACCTCGGTAGAATCAACCAGCCTCTCGATTTCTTCACATAGAGGATGGTTCAAGCCATCCGAACCAAGGTAATTAGAAACCAATATCCTAAATCCCGAACCTGTACAATACGACATATGAATATGCATATCCATTCTTCCTGGACGCAACAATGCAGGATCAAGCCGGTCTTTGTGGTTAGTAGTGAACACTATGTTTCTCATCTTCTTGTTTCTCAGCTTCTCTGTCTCTGACCTTAGCATTGCAATCAATATCCTCAATCACCAAAATCGAACGGTTCGTGGTGGATAACAAAACCCTCTTCAACTCACGATTGTCATAAATACTACTAAGCTCAAGATCAAACACATCAAACTTAAGATGATTAGCCATCGCAGCGATCAAGCTAGATTTACCGGTACCCGGTGGCCCATACAGCAAGTAACCTCTCTTCCATGCTTTACCAACTCTTTTGTAAAACTCTTTCCTCTTAAGAAACCTCTCCAGGTCATCGATGATCTTCTTCTTCGCGCTCGGATCCATCGCCAGCGTGTCGAAAGTCGAAGGATGCTCGAGACTTATACATCCCCAGTTCCCGCCAGCAGATCCGTCCTCATCGTCGCTCTCGTCCACATCTTGGCTATAGAGCTTCACCACCCTCAGACTCTTCTTGATCTCTTCCGATACCGCGACAACGTGGCTCAGATAAGAGCTCATGACTCTCTCTCTCAGTTTCTTCTCGAACGTGAGCTCGTAGTACCGTTTCAGTTTCTCACCTTTCTCGTTCTCAGTCTGAACGTAGCGCCATCTCACCTCGGTGTCCTCGAACGACGTGTCCAGGATCTCTTCTCCTTTCTCGATACAGACCGTGAAATGCTTCTGCTTCGGTGTTTTCCCGACGCGTATCCGCTCCGTCTCTGGGCCGATCTTGTTGCGGAGGTACATCTCCGCCGCGTCGAAGACTTGGTTCCTGTTGTACTTGAAGTTCTCGTCGATGACAACCGTCAGGTATTTTGATTTTGGAGTGAAGAACCGGTCGAGTAAGCGGGAGAAGTAGGATCGGAGCTGCTCCGGGACGAAGTCGTGTAGCACTGATCTGAAGAGCATCAAGAACCCGGTAAGGGATGCGTACGCTGAGAAAAGCGTCGACGCTGAGAATGAGTTGTCGGAAGAAGGAAACATATCTTCTCTCAAACGATCTCCGACAAAGCTTTCCGATGAACTAAAGATTCAAGAAAGTGGTTTTTGTAGAGATGCTGCATGAGAAAGAAAACTGTGAGCAAAGAAGAGAAAAGGAGAAACTGGTGTGTTGTTCTATTGATAGTCATGACTACTTTATATAGGAATACACTGTAGGTTTTTATCTTAGAGACTATAAAGTACAACTTGGACAACAAGTAAATCTTGGGAAACAAGTCAATATTCTCACTTTTCATGATGATAACAAATTTATTAAGATACATTTCCCAATTAGTTTATGTTCCCTAAATATTCCATAAATATCAAAGTGaccaaattataattttatttttgagtaaatcacatttattaaatagataaaaatagtataacaaaaagtttttttttccagaaagTTCTGCcaatttgttttttcaaaatgttttcttctatttttttttttcagaaacatAATGTCTTAAGAAAATTTAGGAAGACATTTTTGAATATGTATGATATATTTTGgaattcataaattattttccTAAATTCAAGAATACATTCACAAACGTATAACTAGACTTCTCCAATGTAATGTCTTTGTATATTTATGAAGTTCTTTCTTAATGTGTATGATATCTTATTGAATTTGATGTATATGCATATTTaggaaaaataatataaatctatacgTGCTATAACTATTCTGGAATGTATCATACATACTCATGcagtttctctaaattttataaGAACAAAGAATCATTTCtccaaaaatatttccaaaaaaccATTTTTAgatagttatttatttattttatttgtatgtaATAGGGCTGGGCACAAATACCCGTTACCCGCCTTAAACTCGTTATCTGCCCCATACTTGCCCCGTAAATACAAGTACTCGTCTTAATCAAGGCAAGTAACaagttaagaattttaaatacTTGCAAGTTCAAATCAAGTAACAagacttaaaattattttaggtCATTGACTCGTTTTGACCCGCTacttgatttttaaaatatattataatatttacattattatttcatctagtttaatatttatataatatcaaaCATGTGggattaaataatttttttgttcttcaaaTTTTACACTATATTATCTTACATCGGTGTAGCATAagaatcaaataattattttgctaTAAATATAGACAATCAcctaatcataaaatcattgaaatataatttatattttcaaggctcgaatacaaaaaaaaaaaaattaaatgagtaAGTATAAGTACAGAAAGTTACTCGCAAGTATCTCATATATAGATGAGTACTCGTTTAATCAAGTACTTGGTATTAGCAAGTACAAATATAAGGAAAATTTTTTACTACTCGAACAAAGCAAATCGGGTTACAAGTGTTGCAAAAATCTCGGGTATTTGTCCTGTACCCAACCCCACTAGTAAGTAATCGAACAAGACAAGTAACATACAAGTAAGTTTGCGACAAATACTCGATATAACAAGTACTCGTTTTCGACAAGGCAAACACCAAGTCTAAAAATGCATTACTCGTTCAAAGTAAAGCGAGTATCAAGTATATGTAAAAATGCAAGTACTCGCCTTGCGCCATTACCTTCAGTGCAAACTAATTTGGTCACTTTGACTTTATGGGCTAGTTTGGAGAACAAGTAAATTTTGGGAAACAAGTAAAATgtaagattttatatataatgcagatcacataatatttataacaaatatGTTATTACTATTTCTTTTATTACTTTTTCATgttcattttaattatatattacaaagaaacataaaaaaaaaattagcaggCTTCTCGATCTCGAGGTAGGGCtgggaaaaatattttaatccaaATAATCAAATCCAACCCAATCTAAAAAAAGTATTAATCCGAACCAAGCTAGTTGAATATCCGAATAGGTTCAAAATTTGGTATCTAGAACCAGAATCGAACTCGACTCAAACCAATATATTTCAAGTAttcaaaaatatccaaataaaaattatatacataaatatattaattattgaagatatattttctaaaattatcaaaactataCGAAAAACAATTGAAATATTGTCCAAAATATCtgcaaatatatataagtagcaaaaataattatacaaaatagcTAACTAatattcaaaacaccaaaaaatacttgaaatatcTATCAATTCTCCatcaaaatattcaaaccaaacattttatgtttgttttagttatttggacatacatttttcaaatttatatattatatcattttattcaataataatcataaaatgGACCCTACAAGCATAAATCGATCAATATTTGAATGTTCATGTCCCATATGAGGTTGAACGCCTACGAATACACGTAACAAGTACTGAGTTAATATCTCAACCATAACTTTCATAGTTTGGAGAAATGTGCTTTCCACTAAAGAAGAACAAGCAACAGCGTTCTATAACTGACTGTATCGGATATCGGTTCAATCGGTTCAGTTCAGATGTCAGGTAGCTCAGAGAGACTAGAAGATCCACTTACTACATGATCTATTTTAGGTTCAGGTAGTTTTGAATTCGGTTCAGTTTAATAGTAAAACTAGGAACCGGAAATATCTagaaaaaattagttttcatttGGTTCTGATTTCAGTTATGTTATTTCAGGTAGTTCAGATTGAATGTCAAGTATAGATAAAATATCGAATAATCATTATTTCAGgtaattcaaattaaatatcaGACATTTTaggtaaaatatcaaaaaattaggatggttcaaataaaaatcttaaatattttgaattattttagatattttgaataaaaatattcgGATATATTAAGTCTGAAATCATCATCCTATTTCATATTATGAACAATTCTTGCGGAGGTAGTACTCGGTTAAGGGATGATGTGATTCAGTGAACTATAAGAAGACAAAGAAAAGTTTGCAAACATCATTAATAGAAAAATGGGAGTAGCATTTCTAATGATTGAAATTGGCATTTTTCATGATTGAATTTGAAGCTGACACTTTTCATGAAATTGGCATTTTTCATGTAATCTCCAAATTTTAACGATTGAAACTAGCACTTTTCATCGTCATCAATAGAAAGCGTATAATGCAACAAAAGTTTTTCGATGTACACTGCGAAAATGCACCAAGTTATAACGAGCATGTAGGTGTAGTTCATTAACGCTGCAGGCCGGCTTTGATGTAAGCTGCGTAAAGATCCCTGCGTTTTCATCAAAACAGTACATTGTTTGTTGTGACTAAGGTAACAGAGTAAAATGCAAAATAATTTGGAGAAAACAAACTTACATGGAGCCCTTAATCGCGTCTATGGCAGCTTGAGCAGGGAGGAAACCTTCAACATCCACTTTCTTGTTCTCGttcttcttgtctttttttttctgttaagtGAAAACTTAGAACAAAAGCAtaatccaaaaacaaaatatgatgTTATATTGTGGATACAATCCTCGAAGAAGCGGCGGATTTCAGCTAGACGGTGAGGAGGGAGCTCTTTGATGTCTCTGTAATGACGGAACTCGGGATCATCTGCACACACTGCAATGATCTTGTCGTCTTTTTCACCCTGCAAGTTGATTCCATGGTTTTCTTACTAATGTAATACATCCAGATAGAGATTTGGGTTTTAGTGATTGTTACCTGATCAATCATGGGCATTAACCCAATAGCACGGGCACGGAGGAACGATCCAGTTAGCACAGGCTCCTACACAATAACTATCAGTTGCCATATGTTTGTTCAAGTTAGCAAGAACAAGTGAAGCTAATGAAAAGTGAGAGAGAGCACCTGCATGAGTACGAGGACATCTATAGGATCACTGTCTTCGCAAATGGTTCGAGGAATGAAGCCGTAGTTGTGTGGGTACACAATGGATGAGTACAGGACACGATCAACCTTAGAGAATAAAACTATTCAGtgatcagattttttttttcttcttttcaaatctgATATTACAGACAAAATACATGTAACAAGGAAGACTTCTGCATATATGCAATGATACATACAACCACAGAAACAAACAACAGGTTCCGAACTCAATCAAGGTAAAGACACTGTACCTTAATAAGTCCACTGTTCTTGTCTAGCTCGTATTTCACCTTGCCACCTTTGCTAATTTCAACAACCTGATAAACACAAGTTAAATTTCGTTTTAAACTCTCTGAAAAGATCTAATCTTCCACAGTGCAAAAGGAGATAAAAGCTTACACAGTTGAAAACAGCAGGAGCTTCCGGACCTACATACAATATCCATCAAACCAACACTCtcatgaaaagaaaaaggataCATACATGCCGGTGCTTATTATGAATCAATAAGAAGAAAAGCAAAACATGATCAGTAACAAAGATTTAAGGTACCAATCTCCAAGTCATGCCAAGGATGAGCAGCAGCTGATCTGTGTGTGAAGGCTGCAAAGTTCCTTTCGTTAAGGGTAACATTAGGGTTCCTCAGAGGGGAAGAAGCAGAGCTCTTGGGGGTTCCTTCATCCTTGATATCAGCCATATCGATATGTTCACTATAACTCAAATAGCAAAACCATAAGCGCTAGAAGTGAAGCATTCCAAGCataataaaaccaaaccaagcAATGAAACATATCCTCAATTCGTGCAATTAACCATAGGATAAAACAGCAACACCTTCTTCCTTCCAATAGAATTCAATCTTCTAAACATTACttcaaacaaaactaaaaaggTAAAAGCGCCAAAGATAAGATGTCATTCAAGGATAATACTATATACGGGTTTATACGCTTTAATCTACGCTTATTACGGTTCTACGCCAAAACTAAAAGGTAAAAACACCTTATTCTACGCTTTATACGGTTCTGGTGCGATTATATATATCATCTATTGAACAATGTTACAGCACGAATAGCATCAAAGATATCGCAGATCCATTCTTGCTCTAAACATGTACCATCTATCCATCGGAAACAGTGAACACAACGGAGAATCAGATATAATCGAAACGAAACAAATCGAAACACTCTACTACAGCACCTCCCACTCTAACCTATATGCTATCGATCGATCGAAACTAGTGACCAGAACGGGGAAACTGATGCAATCCAAACGAAACAAGAGCACAGATGCGGCGAACAGTACAAGTTTACTGTGCTCAAAATCAGCGCAACCGCTCCGATCAATCCACCATTAACAGCAGAAGataaacaaaaatgaataatCAACGGAGAAGATGTTACCTTACAGATTCAATTCGATCGCGCAGCTGAATAAGAGATTCCGTAACGCAaaatttttttcttcctttcgAGAGCAGTTACAGTAGCAGTATTGGTGTGTGAGTGAGTGTGTGTGGCGCTTCCTTTATGGGACGTTGGAGGAAGACGGTGACGTCACTAATTCCTTTGGTTGTTGTTCATCGTCAATCGTGCGACGGATCGTGTTCGTTGAGTTTGAAAAGAGGGAAGGATCTGACGGACCTGGTTTTATcctagcttctttttttttaatttgtttactgTAATTGGCCTTTGTAATGTGTACCTTTCTAAAATCGAGgggagaaaaagaaagaaaaaggacgACACTGATGTTGCCAAAGCATCCGAGTGACAAACTAAGATATGACGCGTGTCATGAGAATTAGGCGATTTCCTTCTCATTAATTTCTTTTCCCTACAATTCCTTATTTGCTAAAAAGGGCCTGAGATAAAGGATTTGATAAAAAGGCTAGAATCGAAGGGGTGATCAAAAATGTAAAGTTAATATTCGGTTCTATGGACCCCTGAAGAATGAGAatattcggttcggatttttcaAGATTTTGTTGGGCACCCTATCTCGAATGGAGGGACTGAGATCAAACCAGCTTTAGAGCATGGTCACTAGGGGTGTTCAACTACCATATTGAAACTATCTGAATTTGAGTATATAGTTCGTAAATTAttactatactgtaattttattaagtaattaatttttaatttgagaaaaaaataaaatcaatgaaaaggaaacaaataagcAATGTTCTACACAGGTTTTCTGGAAAAGTTGATTACTTAATGGGTCACTTTTTGAGTTTCCCTTATATTCAGAGTCACTTTCAGCTTGTGGCATACTTTCGTGAAAACGAAAGTTGTTTGTTGACACAATTGCCCTTAATGAAGCGAATCACAGAGTTGCATCTTGGTTCGGTTTAGTTAGTTTTTTCATTTGGTAGGTTTGGTttctgactttttttttttgaatgaaagtTTCTGACTTTTTTGCAACATTAAAAACCACACAATCAAAAAGAAGGTTGTAAATCCGACGGCTGATGCTTTAAAAAGTTAATACATGACAATGTAAAAGTGTATTTATAGCTTCTTTTCACAGGTAAGGAAGCTCTGATCTGAATTTTCTTTGTGACAAATTAACTTTggaaaatcattaaaatccaATCTAATAATTTTCTAGGAAACCTAATAGTATTGGACACCACTATATAGAAGTGGAGGTAGATAATGTCATGTACACAgctaaaaacttttttaaaaacataaaccatAACATTAACTCTTCCATGGCTCACCCGTCCACAACCCACCCCTACATAACTCACACTTACACAACTCGCACGTACACAGATCACCCGTAGTTCACCAGTCCACAGCTGACCCAACCACATGTCACCCGTCCACGACTCACCCTTCCACAAAAAACCTGTCCACGACTCACCCTTCCACAAAAAACCCGTCCACAGGTCACTAGTCCACAACTCTGTCGTCCACATGTCGCTCAAACTCCTCAGTGTCACGAAGCACATGACGGATTAAAGCTAAGAGGTCAGGCTTAGAGTAAATTTTAAGACGCCCACATGGGTACAAGCCTACAAGGCAGTCGCAAACAGCCTAAATGGGAGGTGGTTGTGTCCTGCCAAGAAATGAAAACGGTTACATAAACCTCAGGTTTTGTACAGAAGCTTACAAAACTCGAAATAAATGGCAAATTGAAGATCTAAACAACTTAATGCTAAAAACGAACCCCCctcccaaaaaaaaagttcagagACCATaatcaaacaattaaaaatcaGAACTCAGAGATGTAACAAGACAATGCATCTCTAAAGGTGGTGACTTTCAAAGAGATACACAAGGATCCTACATGTCTTTAAACGCAAAATATGTTGTCTTTCGGAGAGAAAACAACTTTATAGCTTTAAGGAACTTGAGATCAGGGGCGGATTCACTAAAGAAACTGGTAAAAAACaggaatcaaaatataaaagacAACACAAATGATTCtgttttctattattattcATTGACAGAAAGTTCATAGCATAAAATCTTGAGATCCACAGGAGCTGACCAACGAAATGAAACTGTTAGATACAAAAAGCTCTTAAATTTACCGTGGGTAAGGGTGTCATACGGAGACTTCTCGTCGCTACATTTCAATGATGCCCTGACGAGATTCTTCCTCTGACTCACACCAAACcaaaagtttgaatctttagaAGTGACCCATGATGAAGATGGTAACGAATTCGGTATCGGAGTTCTAAATCTGACTTTTTGAATCGAAACCCTAACCTTTGAAGAAACGAAAATGGCGTTTGACTTGATTTCACGCGGTGAATGGTGTCGGAGTGCTTCCCAGAGATGATCTAAGTAGGCTTGAGACATGTGTTCTCGACGACAAACGCCATCTCTAGATATTTTGGGAGAAGAATCGACGACAAAGAAGAATCAAGAGAAGGAGGAAGAGGTACAGCCTCCGGGTCTTGTTCGTCACCTAATCAAAGATATCTATTCGGGAAGAAAGCGGAAGAGACATTCCTAGAGAAGGTGAAAAAGTGGTtctgagaaagaagatgaaacaaaaaattagaGTTTGAAAGTGATGGTA includes:
- the LOC108824196 gene encoding soluble inorganic pyrophosphatase 2 produces the protein MADIKDEGTPKSSASSPLRNPNVTLNERNFAAFTHRSAAAHPWHDLEIGPEAPAVFNCVVEISKGGKVKYELDKNSGLIKVDRVLYSSIVYPHNYGFIPRTICEDSDPIDVLVLMQEPVLTGSFLRARAIGLMPMIDQGEKDDKIIAVCADDPEFRHYRDIKELPPHRLAEIRRFFEDYKKNENKKVDVEGFLPAQAAIDAIKGSMDLYAAYIKAGLQR